A window of the Streptomyces finlayi genome harbors these coding sequences:
- a CDS encoding helicase C-terminal domain-containing protein produces the protein MGTTTPPRTLAEALRARGDESLARLLRARPDLLSPVPNDITQLATRAGTRASVVRALEHLDRFALQTAEALAVAPDPAPYDTLLSLLTGDGQDDGDHRDDAGAAIAAALPAALANLREQALVWGEDERLRLVRTARELLAPSPQHPSPTGLGPTVAEATAGMSPGRLQEILTTAGLPATHDPVSAVNALAGLFTDRTRMAALLDTAPVEALSVLDRLVWGPPYGEVTPNPTPPVKWLRDRGLLLPVSTRTVVLPREAALHLRAGRAHRVPEPVAPSVETAATRDPQAVDKAAAGQAFMALSTIEELLKLWNGGGPAILRAGGISVRELKRAASAMDVPEQTAAFWVELAYAAGLLASDGETDERYAATPAYDDWLELSAQDRWVRLATSWLAATRTPGLVGGQDAKGRALSALGPELDRSAAPEVRHRVLALLAALPAGTAPDPASLLARLRWERPLRAGARGGATPPPGSSAGTPSRAAGTGYGAPPATASTTAPGDTADLRSRLALWTLNEAELLGITGRGALSSQAGALLTVGPGEAAARLAPLVPEPLSHVLLQADLTAVAPGPLDRPLAEMLSVLADIESKGGATVYRFTPGSVRRALDAGQAATDLHAFLAAHSRTPVPQPLTYLIDDVARRHGHLRIGIASAYVRCDDEAVLNEILADKRSATLRLRRLAPTVLAAQTDPASLLEGLREMGFAPAAESAEGDVLITRAGARRTPPRSAPAPVPEGPPVPDDTLLGAAVRAIRAGDTAATVVRKDGAEAASAGSLPRTTSAETLATVQAAAMTGSAVWIGYVNAEGSASQRVIAPVRVEGGFVTAFDHTADEVRTYPLHRITGVAELADDSGA, from the coding sequence CGTCGTCCGCGCGCTGGAGCATCTGGACCGCTTCGCGCTGCAGACCGCGGAGGCGCTCGCCGTCGCGCCGGACCCGGCGCCGTACGACACGCTGCTCTCGCTCCTCACCGGTGACGGCCAGGACGACGGCGACCACCGCGACGACGCGGGTGCGGCGATCGCCGCCGCGCTGCCCGCCGCGCTCGCGAACCTCCGCGAACAGGCCCTCGTCTGGGGCGAGGACGAGCGGCTGCGCCTGGTGCGTACGGCACGCGAGCTGCTCGCCCCGTCCCCCCAGCACCCCTCGCCGACCGGGCTCGGCCCGACCGTCGCCGAGGCCACGGCGGGCATGTCCCCGGGCCGGCTCCAGGAGATCCTGACCACCGCCGGGCTGCCCGCCACGCACGACCCCGTCTCCGCGGTGAACGCGCTCGCCGGACTGTTCACCGACCGGACGCGGATGGCGGCCCTGCTGGACACCGCGCCGGTCGAGGCCCTGTCCGTACTGGACCGGCTGGTGTGGGGCCCGCCGTACGGGGAAGTCACCCCGAATCCGACCCCGCCCGTGAAGTGGCTGCGGGACCGCGGGCTGCTCCTGCCCGTGTCCACCCGCACCGTCGTGCTGCCGCGCGAGGCGGCGCTGCATCTGCGGGCCGGCCGCGCCCACCGCGTACCGGAACCGGTGGCGCCGTCCGTCGAGACCGCCGCCACGCGCGATCCACAGGCTGTGGACAAGGCCGCCGCAGGGCAGGCGTTCATGGCGCTGTCCACGATCGAGGAGCTGCTGAAGCTCTGGAACGGCGGCGGCCCCGCCATCCTCCGGGCGGGCGGCATCAGCGTGCGCGAGCTCAAGCGGGCCGCGAGCGCGATGGACGTCCCCGAGCAGACCGCCGCCTTCTGGGTCGAACTCGCTTACGCGGCAGGGCTTTTGGCCTCCGACGGCGAGACCGACGAGCGGTACGCGGCGACGCCCGCGTACGACGACTGGCTCGAACTTTCCGCCCAGGACCGCTGGGTGCGTCTCGCCACCTCCTGGCTCGCCGCCACCCGCACCCCGGGCCTGGTCGGCGGGCAGGACGCCAAGGGGCGGGCGCTCTCCGCGCTCGGCCCCGAACTGGACCGCTCCGCCGCGCCCGAGGTACGCCACCGGGTGCTGGCCCTGCTCGCCGCGCTGCCGGCCGGCACCGCGCCCGACCCGGCGAGCCTGCTCGCCCGGCTGCGCTGGGAACGCCCGTTGCGCGCCGGAGCCCGTGGCGGGGCGACGCCCCCGCCCGGCTCCTCCGCCGGCACCCCCTCCAGAGCCGCCGGTACGGGATACGGGGCACCACCCGCCACGGCCTCCACCACCGCCCCGGGCGACACCGCCGACCTGCGCTCCCGGCTGGCGCTCTGGACGCTCAACGAGGCGGAACTCCTCGGCATCACCGGCCGGGGCGCGCTCTCCTCCCAGGCCGGAGCCCTGCTGACGGTCGGCCCGGGCGAGGCCGCCGCACGTCTCGCCCCGCTCGTCCCCGAACCGCTCAGCCACGTGCTGCTCCAGGCCGACCTGACGGCCGTCGCCCCGGGCCCGCTGGACCGCCCGCTCGCGGAGATGCTGTCGGTGCTCGCGGACATCGAGTCGAAGGGCGGCGCGACCGTCTACCGGTTCACCCCGGGCTCCGTACGCCGCGCCCTGGACGCCGGGCAGGCGGCCACCGATCTGCACGCGTTCCTCGCCGCCCACAGCCGTACGCCGGTGCCGCAGCCGCTCACGTACCTCATCGACGACGTGGCCCGCCGCCATGGTCACCTGCGGATCGGCATCGCCTCCGCTTACGTGCGCTGCGACGACGAGGCCGTGCTCAACGAGATCCTCGCCGACAAGCGCTCGGCGACCCTGCGGCTGCGCCGGCTCGCGCCGACCGTGCTGGCCGCGCAGACCGATCCGGCGTCCCTCCTGGAGGGGCTGCGCGAGATGGGCTTCGCACCGGCCGCCGAGTCCGCCGAGGGGGACGTGCTGATCACCCGGGCGGGCGCCCGCCGCACTCCGCCCCGCTCGGCCCCCGCCCCCGTCCCCGAGGGCCCGCCCGTCCCCGACGACACCCTGCTGGGCGCGGCGGTGCGGGCGATCCGGGCCGGGGACACGGCGGCCACGGTCGTCCGCAAGGACGGCGCGGAGGCGGCGTCGGCCGGCTCACTCCCCCGTACGACCTCTGCCGAGACCCTGGCGACCGTGCAGGCCGCAGCCATGACCGGCTCCGCGGTCTGGATCGGCTACGTCAACGCGGAAGGCTCGGCCAGCCAGCGCGTGATCGCCCCGGTCCGGGTCGAGGGCGGCTTCGTCACCGCCTTCGACCACACGGCCGACGAGGTCCGCACGTATCCGCTGCACCGCATCACGGGCGTGGCGGAACTGGCGGACGACTCGGGGGCGTAG